In uncultured Desulfuromonas sp., the genomic stretch ACCGACAATGCGTTTGTTTCCAGCGTGCTTCACCGCTCCTATTCATGAGACTTGATAGTTCATCCTTTCGGGAACCATTCCGTGATAACTCAACCGTTCATCCTGATCCTCACCCGAAGCAATACGGAAACATGCCACGGCATGCTGCTTGACTAACGCCACAATTTCCTCATCCAGCTTGCCGCAACACGCCATCTCTTCGAGGATTCTTATGGCTTCATTCAAAGTCAGGCCGTCACGGTAAGGGCGGTCTTGTACCACAGCCTGAAAAATATCCGCCACTGCGATAATACGCGCTTCGGTGCTGAGTTTGGTGGCGGAGGGATGAAAGGGATAGCCTCCCCCGTTAATCCCTTCATGATGATAAGCCGCCCATTCGGCGATCTCTCCCAGCCCGTTAATGTGGCGAAGAATCTCATAGGTTTCATAACTGTGTTGATTCATGATGGAGCGCTCAATGGTGGTGAGTGGGGCAGGTTTAGCGAGAATGTGATCCGGCGTGTGCAGCTTGCCGAGGTCGTGAAGTAATCCGGCAACCTCGATTTTTTCACACTGTATCGGTGACAGGCCGTAACTTTTGGCAATATAGGAAGCGAGGCTGGCAACCAGCAGAGAATGCTCGGCGGTGAACGGGCTTTTCTGGTCGACAATATAGGCCATGATCAGCGAGAGCTGGCGCAGTTGCTCCAGGGTTAGCGGTGTGTTGCTTTCCATCTGGCCCATATTCCACACATAACGGGTAACGTGACGATCTTCCAGGGAAATCCAAAATGCCTCGGATTTTTTCACAGCATTAAAGGCATCGACCAGGGTTAGGTCAAAATAACTGCCGCCATACGTGTTGATGGAACGGCTGATCTCCTCTCGGGCGACTAGAATATCGTTTTTATAATGTGATGCGGCTAGAATGTCGATGCGGTCACTTAAAAAAATCAGGTTCGCCATCCGAGCATCATGACGGGTCACGTTGGTTTCCACAAGTTGCTGCCAGGGGGTATGGTGGTAGAGGATCGGTGTGGCATAGGCGGCCAGGGGAGCGAAATTTTTCAGCAGATTGTAGCCGATCTCACAATGGATATGGGCGTCTTCCCAGTCAAAATGGTTGACCAGGTTGGAGTGCATCTGTTCGGTGGAGACCCCGCAGTCATGAAGCAGACCGAGATCAAAGGCAAATTGAATACCTTCGTCGCTGAAACCAAGATGATGGCCGAGTTGACTGGCGATGTAGCCGACGCGTTTGCCGTGGTTGACGTCGTTCATGCCGACGAACGAGACGGCGGTTTCAATGGCCAGGATCATCTGGCGTAGATCAATGGTCAATTCGTTTTTTGTCATGGTGAGAATCCTGATCTTATGTCTGATCTTATGTAAAGCGAACGGGAAAACACAGTGTCAGAGCAGGGCAAGATTGCTTCAATGAATCAGTCCCGTTTTTCTTCATTCCCTTTGCGTCGATCCAACCACCAGGTCAAGCCCTGAGCGACCCCGGAGCCAAATAGAAATCCCATGATGACAGCCAGAGCCACAGCACGTTGCCAGGAATTATCACTGATGGAGATGGCGAACATCACCAGGCCAAAAGGGATGGCACTGCCCAAAAACAACAGATAAAATCGTTTCATTTTTTTACCTCGTTGAGCAGCCGTTCGAGCTGCTCGACCGTGTGCCGCAAGACGGCAATACGGGCAAATTTTTTGTCGTTGGCCGCAATCAGTTGCCAAGGGGCTTCTCGAGTGCTGGTGCGGCTGATCGTTTCATTGACGGCCCGTTCGTAATCAGCCCATTTTTCACGGTTGCGCCAGTCTTCGTCGGTGATCTTGTGTTGCTTCCACGGTGTAACCTCCCGCTCTTTGAATCGACGCAATTGCTCGTCCTGATCAATGTGTAGCCAAAACTTGAGCAGCAGAGTGGGAGCCTGGATCAGTTGCTGCTCAAACTCATTGATCTCCTCGTAAGCACGATGCCATTCGGCAGGGTGGGCAAAACCTTCCACCCGTTCCACCAGGGTGCGTCCGTACCAGCTTCGATCATAAATGGTCACCATGCCGGCACGCGGCAGGTGCCGCCAGAAACGCCACAGGTAATGGTGGTCTTTCTCTTCGTCTGTGGGCGAGCCGATGGAGATCTGTTGCACCAGTCGCGGGTCCATGGCGTTGGCAACGCGACGGATGCTGCCGCCTTTACCGGCGGCATCCCAGCCTTCAAACAGCAGGATGGTTGATAACCGTTTCTTGTACGCCAGCCAGATAAGGCGGTGTAATCGGCTCTGATACTCTGTGAGCTGATCGTGGTAGGAGTCGGGTCCCAGCGTGTGGTCG encodes the following:
- a CDS encoding HD domain-containing phosphohydrolase, translating into MTKNELTIDLRQMILAIETAVSFVGMNDVNHGKRVGYIASQLGHHLGFSDEGIQFAFDLGLLHDCGVSTEQMHSNLVNHFDWEDAHIHCEIGYNLLKNFAPLAAYATPILYHHTPWQQLVETNVTRHDARMANLIFLSDRIDILAASHYKNDILVAREEISRSINTYGGSYFDLTLVDAFNAVKKSEAFWISLEDRHVTRYVWNMGQMESNTPLTLEQLRQLSLIMAYIVDQKSPFTAEHSLLVASLASYIAKSYGLSPIQCEKIEVAGLLHDLGKLHTPDHILAKPAPLTTIERSIMNQHSYETYEILRHINGLGEIAEWAAYHHEGINGGGYPFHPSATKLSTEARIIAVADIFQAVVQDRPYRDGLTLNEAIRILEEMACCGKLDEEIVALVKQHAVACFRIASGEDQDERLSYHGMVPERMNYQVS